From a single Chitinophaga sp. Cy-1792 genomic region:
- a CDS encoding chondroitinase-B domain-containing protein, with protein sequence MIPVIYTRLTRHAHRWLLLILSVCCTMQLSAATVNVSSLSALQTAINNAVAGDVIILANGVYTASSNITISKQGTAALPITIQAQTIGGVEINGTAGISIASPAKYIIIKGFVFKFNASKATMAAGTSFCRWTRNVFETPGDGENLLLNGSDHEVDYNTFQHKNAMGRFIAVRGSGSQIAQRLYIHHNYFYDQQPQTANGAETLQFGLSGYSLSSSNSIVEYNLFQSCQGENEMISVKSSAVTLRYNTIKDCVSQFTLRHGNFCVVYGNYFLNTQGIRIFGDDHKIYSNYFENCSPGINIGNGDGEVADGAALTSHDRPDRCLIAFNTLVNCATNYVQSGRSGGLGATYTTFVNNIIQGGGPAASIAGPYTNPTWSNNLLYSTNGVGAVPAGTYTTANPLLSRDATGTYHLQTGSPAIDAATGSYTTLNTDMDGQARTGTFDIGADEVSSATVTARILDSTMVGVNGTGIPTGCMPASASADDGNVAANVLDGDTATRWSASGDGQWIQFCLDGITSVSAVKIAFYNGNSRTSTFDILASTDGSSFSTVASRLVSSGTSRTLETFSFTPVSAKYIRIVGHGNSLNAWNSFTEVQIVSDNGCTPVIASADDGNVPANVLDNDLNTRWSANGNGQWIQLCLGSTQSVTGVKIAFVSGTSRTSTFDVKVGNDTSNLTTAATGLVSSGTSTALETFNFSAVSGKYVRIIGHGNSINLWNSYAEVQVITASSLTSADATALSAKTAMVTETLEVYPNPAGAQTTVSFTLKQPARVTLNLYDVSGRYIRNVMAGKLPAGRHTYAVPLSALSGGSYLLILNNEGKLSTGRISRQ encoded by the coding sequence ATGATCCCCGTAATTTACACACGGTTAACCCGTCATGCCCACAGGTGGCTGTTATTGATCCTGTCGGTATGCTGTACTATGCAATTATCTGCTGCTACTGTCAATGTCTCTTCTTTATCTGCGCTGCAAACCGCCATCAATAATGCGGTAGCAGGAGATGTAATCATTCTGGCCAATGGCGTTTATACTGCCAGTTCCAACATCACCATTAGCAAGCAGGGAACAGCTGCTTTGCCTATTACCATCCAGGCACAAACAATTGGAGGTGTAGAAATCAATGGTACGGCCGGTATTAGCATAGCGAGTCCGGCGAAATATATTATTATCAAAGGTTTCGTATTTAAATTTAATGCGTCAAAGGCCACTATGGCTGCCGGCACAAGTTTCTGCCGTTGGACCCGCAATGTATTTGAAACACCCGGCGATGGTGAAAACCTGTTGCTGAATGGTAGCGATCATGAGGTAGATTATAATACCTTTCAGCACAAAAATGCAATGGGACGTTTCATTGCCGTTCGCGGTAGCGGGAGCCAGATTGCACAACGTCTCTACATTCATCACAATTACTTTTATGATCAGCAACCGCAAACCGCCAATGGTGCAGAAACATTGCAGTTTGGGTTGAGTGGTTACAGCTTATCCTCTTCCAACAGTATTGTAGAATATAATTTGTTTCAATCCTGCCAGGGGGAGAATGAAATGATCTCAGTAAAATCGTCCGCTGTCACCTTGCGATATAATACCATCAAAGATTGTGTATCCCAGTTTACGTTGCGTCATGGCAATTTTTGTGTGGTGTATGGCAACTATTTTCTGAATACACAAGGTATCCGGATTTTTGGTGATGACCATAAAATTTATAGCAATTATTTCGAAAACTGCAGTCCGGGAATTAACATCGGGAATGGAGATGGGGAAGTCGCGGATGGTGCTGCACTTACCAGTCACGACAGACCTGACCGTTGCCTGATTGCTTTTAACACGCTTGTTAATTGCGCTACAAACTATGTGCAGAGTGGTCGCAGCGGAGGTTTGGGCGCAACCTATACCACATTTGTGAACAACATTATACAAGGTGGGGGCCCTGCAGCCTCTATTGCCGGACCTTATACCAATCCTACCTGGAGTAATAATTTACTGTACAGTACTAATGGCGTTGGCGCAGTTCCTGCAGGAACCTATACAACAGCTAATCCTTTGCTGTCAAGAGATGCAACCGGTACTTACCATTTGCAGACTGGTAGCCCGGCTATCGATGCCGCCACCGGCTCATATACTACATTGAATACAGATATGGATGGTCAGGCCCGTACCGGTACTTTCGACATTGGTGCAGATGAAGTTTCTTCTGCTACTGTTACTGCACGTATTTTAGATTCTACCATGGTAGGTGTAAATGGCACCGGCATACCGACGGGTTGCATGCCTGCAAGTGCCAGCGCAGATGATGGGAATGTGGCAGCAAACGTGCTGGACGGAGATACGGCTACCCGTTGGTCTGCCAGCGGCGACGGACAATGGATACAGTTTTGCTTAGATGGCATCACCAGTGTTTCCGCCGTAAAAATCGCTTTCTATAACGGTAATAGTCGTACCAGTACTTTCGATATTCTTGCCAGTACCGACGGCAGCAGCTTTAGTACCGTAGCTTCCCGCCTGGTAAGCAGTGGCACTTCCCGGACTTTGGAAACCTTCTCTTTTACACCTGTATCGGCAAAGTATATACGTATTGTAGGTCATGGAAATAGTCTGAATGCCTGGAACAGTTTCACCGAAGTACAGATTGTTTCCGACAATGGATGCACGCCGGTAATCGCCAGCGCGGATGATGGCAATGTGCCTGCCAATGTCCTGGACAATGATCTGAATACCCGATGGTCGGCCAATGGCAACGGCCAGTGGATACAGCTTTGTTTGGGAAGTACGCAAAGTGTAACGGGCGTAAAGATCGCTTTTGTCAGTGGTACCAGCCGCACCAGTACTTTCGATGTAAAGGTGGGGAATGATACCAGCAACCTTACCACTGCTGCCACCGGACTAGTGAGCAGTGGCACTTCTACGGCCCTGGAAACGTTCAATTTCAGTGCGGTATCTGGCAAGTATGTACGAATTATCGGGCACGGCAACAGCATTAACCTCTGGAACAGTTATGCAGAAGTACAGGTCATCACCGCCAGTAGCCTGACCTCAGCCGATGCTACTGCTTTGTCTGCCAAAACTGCAATGGTAACGGAGACACTGGAAGTATATCCAAATCCTGCCGGTGCGCAGACCACCGTGTCGTTTACCCTCAAACAACCTGCTCGTGTAACGCTGAACCTATATGATGTAAGTGGCAGATATATCCGGAATGTAATGGCAGGAAAACTTCCTGCCGGCAGACATACCTATGCGGTGCCGTTGTCTGCTTTGAGCGGTGGTAGTTACCTGCTAATTCTAAATAATGAAGGCAAGCTAAGCACAGGCCGTATTAGCCGGCAATAG
- a CDS encoding TetR/AcrR family transcriptional regulator — MSETKDKIVALADKLVRTKGFNDFSYKDIAVPLDIKNAAVHYHFPSKTDLGVTVVDAETNSFHHNAEKWAKLPEDQQLKNLCEVFNKHCRAGNVCLMGSLAPDFFTFEEPLQRKVEQMAKDILEWLTNCLENGRKKKYFSFNGSAENRALLIITNLQSGLLLSRVLGPDKFTRITRQLLDDILP; from the coding sequence ATGTCGGAAACAAAAGATAAAATAGTAGCGCTGGCAGACAAGCTCGTTCGTACTAAAGGTTTTAATGACTTTAGCTACAAGGATATTGCCGTGCCACTGGATATTAAAAACGCTGCCGTTCACTACCATTTTCCCTCCAAAACAGACCTCGGCGTTACCGTAGTAGATGCAGAAACAAACAGCTTCCACCATAACGCGGAAAAATGGGCAAAGCTCCCCGAAGACCAGCAACTCAAAAATCTTTGTGAGGTCTTTAACAAACATTGTCGCGCCGGCAATGTTTGCCTAATGGGTTCTCTCGCACCAGACTTCTTCACCTTCGAAGAACCCCTGCAGCGAAAAGTGGAACAAATGGCAAAGGATATTCTCGAATGGCTCACGAATTGCCTCGAAAACGGCAGAAAGAAAAAATACTTCAGCTTCAACGGCAGTGCCGAAAACCGCGCCCTGCTGATTATCACTAATCTTCAGTCTGGCCTCCTGCTCTCCAGAGTACTGGGCCCCGATAAATTTACCAGGATCACCCGCCAGCTATTGGACGACATCCTGCCTTAA
- the fabF gene encoding beta-ketoacyl-ACP synthase II, whose translation MKRVVVTGIGAITPLGNEVKSFWDNLIAGTSSAATITHFDASRFRTKIACELKNYDSTQALDKAEIRKTDPFTQYALSAAAEAVTDAGIDFSAMDPFDTGVIWGSGQGGMQTFEEQVTEYVEGDFNPRFSPYFVPRLIANMASGMISMRYKVMGINYTTVSACATSNTAIMDALNYIRLGKAKVMITGGSEAPITPASVGGFSAMKAMSTRNDDPKAASRPFDVDRDGFVMGEGAAALILEEYEHAKARGAKIYAEVAGAAMTADAYHMTATHPEGLGAFKAMQFALEDANLNAHQVDYLNAHATSTPVGDLSEIKAISRLFGEDPEHLHISATKSMTGHLLGAAGAIEAIASILSINNNIIPPTINTTHLDPAIPNGIQIVTGNALEKTVNVAMSNTFGFGGHNGIVIFRQI comes from the coding sequence ATGAAAAGAGTTGTAGTTACCGGTATTGGTGCTATCACACCGCTGGGTAATGAGGTTAAATCCTTTTGGGACAACCTCATCGCCGGAACCAGCAGCGCCGCTACCATTACCCATTTCGACGCCTCCCGATTCAGAACAAAAATCGCCTGCGAATTAAAAAACTATGATTCTACCCAGGCACTGGATAAAGCAGAAATCCGTAAAACCGATCCCTTTACGCAATATGCCCTCTCCGCTGCCGCCGAAGCTGTGACGGATGCCGGCATCGACTTCTCCGCCATGGATCCCTTCGATACTGGTGTTATCTGGGGAAGCGGACAAGGTGGTATGCAAACCTTCGAGGAACAAGTGACGGAATACGTGGAGGGCGACTTCAATCCCCGCTTTTCTCCTTACTTCGTACCGCGACTCATCGCCAATATGGCCTCCGGCATGATCTCCATGCGCTACAAGGTCATGGGTATCAATTATACAACGGTATCTGCCTGCGCTACTTCCAACACGGCCATCATGGATGCGCTGAACTATATCCGCCTGGGCAAAGCCAAAGTGATGATCACCGGCGGCTCTGAAGCACCCATCACGCCAGCCTCCGTAGGCGGATTCTCCGCCATGAAGGCCATGTCCACCCGTAACGATGATCCAAAGGCGGCTTCACGCCCGTTTGATGTCGACCGCGACGGCTTCGTGATGGGAGAGGGCGCTGCTGCCCTCATCCTGGAAGAATATGAACATGCCAAAGCCAGAGGCGCCAAAATATACGCAGAAGTAGCCGGCGCCGCCATGACAGCGGATGCCTACCATATGACTGCTACCCACCCGGAAGGTCTCGGTGCTTTCAAAGCCATGCAGTTCGCGCTCGAGGATGCTAACCTGAACGCGCATCAGGTCGATTACCTCAATGCGCACGCCACTTCCACACCGGTAGGTGACCTTAGTGAAATAAAGGCCATTTCCCGCCTTTTTGGAGAGGATCCCGAGCATTTGCATATAAGTGCTACAAAATCGATGACAGGCCACCTCCTGGGTGCCGCAGGTGCCATAGAGGCCATCGCTTCTATTCTCAGTATAAACAACAATATCATTCCGCCTACCATCAATACCACACACCTCGATCCCGCCATCCCGAATGGTATTCAGATCGTTACAGGAAATGCCCTGGAAAAAACCGTCAACGTAGCTATGAGCAATACTTTCGGTTTTGGTGGACATAACGGAATCGTTATCTTCAGACAGATATAA
- a CDS encoding ABC transporter permease — translation MLTNYLKVAWRHIRQNKMLSFINIFGLATGMAFALLIYMWVLHEKSFDNFHVNKDKIGLVMQHTEFNHERNSQPVTQLALYYELKSNYPEVAYNSRVSWSYPESIMAGDKKIIKNGMYADPDFLKMFSFPLEKGDTRTALQDPNSILVTASMAKALFGNEDPIGKTVKLNGKYDMLIAGILKDIPENSTYNFDFLGAYEFQIQIDPFKARNRSNWGNNFLMNVVQVKDNSSLDALAKKIAYLPSQRDATIKNRLLTIQSLPTLHLYDNYKNWQLEGGRISYVRLFTIIGLFVLLVACMNFMNLTTARSAKRAREVGVRKAAGSSRRQLMVQFLSESMLTAVIAFFFALILMVLLFPLLSNVGFDHIHMNSVNIKLILIMLGVCLGTGFIAGIYPAVYLSSFKPLDVLKGTMKLTAASGWFRRTLVISQFAISAALIICTVIVYQQIKHGQTREVGYDPNNLINVTATEELNKNYTALRQDLMNTGKFEAVAHASQPMTAIYNIWSDFDWAGKDPNVDIAIGAIMSDFDFDKTVGLKFRQGRGFSAQFATDSNSIIINEAARKVMGFKDPLDKIVRWNGKELHVIGVVDNVLLTDPFSQVEPLIVLYTKDAYNSVFLRPKANADMKAVLAAATPIFEKYNPTVPFSYSFTSTEFAKKFEMEQQVAKIASLFAALAILISCLGLFGLAMFMAERRTREIGIRKVLGATTTQLWILMSKEFIWLVLLACIIASPFAWYLMKNWLQHYDYRITINAWVFLATALVAMFIALATVSTQSVRAALINPAKSLKAE, via the coding sequence ATGCTTACCAACTACCTGAAAGTAGCATGGCGTCATATCCGGCAGAATAAAATGCTGTCGTTCATAAATATTTTCGGATTGGCAACGGGCATGGCATTCGCCCTGCTCATCTACATGTGGGTACTTCACGAAAAAAGCTTTGATAACTTTCACGTTAATAAAGATAAAATCGGCCTGGTAATGCAGCATACGGAGTTCAACCACGAACGCAACTCCCAGCCGGTTACGCAACTGGCACTCTACTATGAACTGAAATCCAACTACCCCGAAGTCGCCTATAACTCCCGCGTATCCTGGTCTTATCCGGAAAGCATCATGGCCGGCGATAAGAAAATTATCAAAAACGGTATGTATGCTGATCCGGATTTTCTGAAGATGTTTTCCTTCCCCCTGGAAAAAGGAGATACCCGGACCGCCCTCCAGGACCCCAACAGCATCCTGGTAACAGCATCCATGGCTAAAGCGCTCTTCGGCAACGAAGATCCCATCGGTAAAACAGTGAAGCTGAACGGTAAATACGATATGCTGATTGCTGGCATCCTGAAAGATATTCCTGAAAATTCTACCTATAACTTTGACTTCCTGGGCGCATACGAATTCCAGATACAGATAGATCCGTTCAAAGCAAGAAACAGAAGTAACTGGGGTAACAACTTTCTTATGAATGTTGTCCAGGTAAAAGATAATTCTTCCCTGGATGCGCTCGCAAAAAAGATCGCCTACCTGCCTTCTCAGCGAGATGCTACTATTAAAAACCGCCTCCTGACCATACAATCACTGCCAACACTACACCTATACGATAATTACAAAAACTGGCAGCTGGAAGGCGGAAGAATCTCCTACGTAAGATTATTTACCATCATAGGACTGTTCGTTCTGCTGGTGGCTTGCATGAATTTCATGAACCTCACCACTGCCAGGTCGGCGAAAAGAGCCAGGGAAGTAGGGGTGCGTAAAGCCGCCGGCTCCTCCCGCCGCCAGCTGATGGTGCAATTCCTGTCTGAATCAATGCTGACGGCAGTGATCGCATTTTTCTTCGCGCTGATACTCATGGTATTACTCTTCCCGCTACTCTCCAATGTTGGCTTTGACCACATTCATATGAACAGTGTCAATATCAAACTGATACTGATCATGCTGGGAGTTTGTCTGGGCACAGGTTTTATCGCAGGCATCTATCCTGCGGTCTACCTGTCTTCCTTCAAACCACTGGATGTACTCAAAGGCACCATGAAGCTGACGGCGGCCTCCGGCTGGTTCCGCCGCACGCTGGTAATTTCACAGTTCGCCATCTCTGCTGCACTGATCATCTGCACGGTAATTGTTTATCAGCAAATAAAACACGGGCAGACCAGAGAAGTAGGCTATGACCCCAATAACCTGATCAATGTAACGGCCACCGAAGAGCTGAATAAGAACTATACGGCCCTGCGCCAGGATTTAATGAATACTGGCAAATTTGAAGCGGTGGCGCATGCCTCACAGCCCATGACGGCCATTTACAATATCTGGAGCGACTTTGACTGGGCTGGCAAAGACCCGAATGTGGATATCGCCATCGGTGCTATTATGTCCGACTTCGACTTTGATAAAACCGTAGGACTGAAGTTCAGACAGGGACGCGGGTTCTCTGCTCAGTTTGCGACCGACTCCAACAGTATTATTATCAACGAGGCCGCCAGGAAAGTAATGGGTTTTAAAGATCCCCTGGACAAAATTGTAAGATGGAATGGTAAAGAATTACATGTGATAGGGGTGGTGGATAATGTGCTGCTGACAGATCCGTTCAGCCAGGTGGAACCGCTGATAGTCCTGTATACAAAGGATGCCTATAACTCCGTATTCCTGCGCCCCAAAGCTAATGCGGACATGAAAGCTGTGCTGGCAGCAGCTACACCGATTTTTGAAAAATATAATCCTACCGTACCTTTTTCCTATTCCTTTACCAGCACTGAATTTGCAAAGAAATTTGAAATGGAACAACAGGTTGCGAAAATTGCGTCCCTGTTTGCTGCGCTGGCTATCCTGATCTCCTGCCTTGGCTTATTTGGCCTGGCTATGTTTATGGCAGAAAGAAGAACCAGGGAGATCGGCATACGGAAAGTATTGGGCGCCACCACCACGCAGCTCTGGATACTTATGTCGAAAGAGTTTATCTGGCTGGTACTCCTGGCTTGCATCATCGCCAGTCCGTTTGCCTGGTACCTGATGAAAAACTGGCTGCAACATTACGACTACCGTATCACCATCAATGCCTGGGTATTCCTGGCAACCGCGCTGGTAGCCATGTTCATTGCGCTGGCAACAGTAAGTACACAATCGGTACGCGCTGCTTTAATTAATCCTGCAAAAAGCTTAAAAGCAGAGTAA
- a CDS encoding 2,3,4,5-tetrahydropyridine-2,6-dicarboxylate N-succinyltransferase has product MDLQQQILAAWADRSLLQETVYSDAVKTVIEAVDKGHLRVAEPTADGWQVNEWVKQAILMYFSIQPMETMELAPFEFYDKMKLKTNYKDLGVRVVPHAVARYGAYIAKGCILMPSYVNIGAYVDEGTMVDTWATVGSCAQIGKHVHLSGGVGIGGVLEPLQASPVVIEDGVFVGSRCIVVEGVRVEKEAVLGANVVLTQSTKIIDVSGPEPIEYKGRVPARSVVIPGTYTKKFPAGEYQVSCALIIGQRKASTDLKTSLNDTLREFNVAV; this is encoded by the coding sequence ATGGATTTACAACAACAAATACTGGCTGCCTGGGCAGATCGTAGTCTGTTACAGGAAACAGTGTATTCAGATGCAGTCAAAACGGTTATAGAAGCGGTTGACAAGGGTCATCTGAGAGTTGCTGAGCCTACCGCTGACGGCTGGCAAGTGAATGAGTGGGTAAAGCAGGCCATCCTGATGTATTTCTCCATTCAGCCAATGGAAACGATGGAACTCGCTCCTTTTGAGTTTTATGACAAAATGAAATTGAAGACCAACTATAAGGACCTGGGCGTTCGCGTGGTACCTCATGCAGTGGCACGTTATGGTGCTTACATTGCAAAAGGTTGTATCCTGATGCCTTCATACGTAAACATTGGTGCTTACGTAGACGAGGGAACTATGGTTGACACCTGGGCCACCGTAGGTTCCTGCGCGCAGATCGGCAAGCACGTTCACCTGAGCGGCGGTGTTGGTATCGGCGGCGTACTGGAGCCACTGCAGGCTAGTCCGGTAGTCATCGAAGACGGTGTTTTCGTTGGTAGCCGTTGCATCGTAGTAGAAGGTGTAAGAGTAGAGAAAGAAGCAGTACTGGGTGCAAACGTAGTATTGACCCAATCTACCAAAATCATTGATGTTAGTGGTCCTGAGCCTATCGAATACAAAGGCCGTGTACCAGCCCGCAGCGTGGTAATTCCAGGTACTTATACCAAGAAATTCCCTGCAGGTGAATACCAGGTTTCCTGCGCACTGATCATTGGTCAGCGTAAAGCATCTACCGACCTGAAAACTTCTCTGAATGATACCCTGCGCGAATTTAACGTAGCGGTGTAA
- a CDS encoding glycosyltransferase family 1 protein — translation MKIGFDAKRAFQNNTGLGNYSRSLIDALAAGYPENDYYLFAPRETTMYNWKKHPDMHLVTPQKKWHQWFKSAWRTKYLIPDLQEKNIALYHGLSHEIPFGIHKSGVKSVVTMHDLIFERYPQQYNPIDVLTYRRKARYACQYADKVVAISIQTKEDLITYYNTPAEKIEVVYQSCDPAFATIHPKTVVEAFRHKYQLPEKYFLYVGSLIERKNLLGIVTAMHTLSAAERLPLVVLGSGSSYKKKVKAWLEANKMSNDVIFLNEKARLDNEELPLLYQGAVALVYPSLFEGFGIPILEALWSGTPAITSEGSCFGETAGDAAIYIDPLKPATIADAMLKIQQKPGLAETLRNKGFIHAQRFTPEKCAAAMMNVYNQLK, via the coding sequence ATGAAAATCGGATTCGACGCCAAACGCGCCTTTCAAAACAATACCGGTCTGGGAAACTATAGCCGAAGCCTGATAGATGCTTTGGCCGCTGGTTATCCCGAAAATGATTACTATCTGTTCGCACCAAGGGAAACCACTATGTACAACTGGAAAAAACATCCTGATATGCACCTGGTTACCCCTCAGAAAAAATGGCACCAATGGTTCAAATCTGCCTGGAGAACGAAATACCTGATCCCTGACCTCCAGGAAAAGAATATCGCACTATACCACGGCCTTAGCCACGAAATACCCTTCGGTATCCATAAAAGCGGGGTGAAATCAGTGGTGACCATGCACGACCTGATCTTTGAACGCTACCCGCAGCAATATAATCCGATCGATGTCCTGACCTACCGCCGTAAAGCCCGCTACGCCTGTCAGTACGCGGATAAGGTGGTCGCCATCAGCATCCAGACAAAAGAAGATCTCATTACTTATTATAATACGCCTGCAGAAAAAATAGAAGTGGTTTACCAGAGCTGTGACCCGGCATTTGCCACCATCCACCCGAAAACGGTGGTGGAGGCCTTCCGCCATAAGTACCAGTTGCCGGAAAAATACTTCCTCTATGTAGGGTCTTTAATAGAACGCAAAAATCTGCTGGGTATCGTAACGGCGATGCATACACTCAGTGCGGCCGAACGCCTGCCACTGGTAGTGCTGGGAAGCGGCAGCAGCTATAAGAAAAAGGTGAAAGCCTGGCTGGAAGCCAATAAAATGTCCAATGACGTGATTTTTCTTAACGAAAAAGCCCGCCTGGACAATGAGGAGCTTCCCCTGTTGTACCAGGGAGCCGTGGCACTTGTATACCCTTCGCTATTCGAAGGCTTCGGCATTCCCATCCTGGAAGCCCTCTGGAGCGGAACGCCTGCGATTACCTCCGAAGGCTCCTGCTTTGGCGAAACCGCTGGTGATGCCGCCATCTATATAGATCCGCTCAAACCGGCTACCATAGCAGATGCTATGCTGAAAATCCAGCAAAAACCCGGACTCGCGGAAACCCTCCGCAATAAAGGGTTTATCCACGCACAGCGTTTTACGCCGGAAAAATGTGCTGCTGCAATGATGAATGTCTATAACCAGTTAAAATAA
- a CDS encoding L-threonylcarbamoyladenylate synthase produces MEIFEDDITAALPVLRTGGLILYPTDTIWGIGCDATDETAVKKVYELKQREESKSLVILLADVRDLLHFVANPRPDIADVIAGFDRPTTVIYEGALGLAPNVINTDGSIAIRIVKDPFCRHLIKRLRKPLVSTSANISGQPSPAAFQEVDPAIVNGVDYVVKYRQSEAAAARASRIIKIHKDGSISIIRD; encoded by the coding sequence ATGGAGATTTTTGAAGATGATATCACCGCCGCCTTGCCGGTATTACGCACAGGCGGACTTATCCTTTACCCTACAGATACCATCTGGGGCATCGGCTGCGATGCCACCGATGAGACGGCAGTTAAAAAGGTGTATGAGCTGAAACAACGGGAAGAAAGCAAAAGTCTGGTAATTTTATTGGCAGATGTCCGCGATTTGCTCCATTTTGTTGCCAACCCGCGCCCCGACATCGCCGACGTGATCGCCGGTTTCGACCGCCCCACTACTGTCATCTATGAAGGCGCCCTGGGCCTGGCCCCCAATGTTATCAATACCGACGGCAGTATCGCCATCCGTATCGTAAAAGATCCGTTCTGCCGCCACCTGATCAAAAGATTACGTAAACCACTGGTCTCCACCTCCGCCAATATCAGCGGACAGCCATCACCAGCCGCTTTTCAGGAGGTAGACCCGGCCATCGTCAACGGGGTAGACTATGTCGTGAAATACCGGCAGTCTGAGGCCGCCGCTGCCAGGGCTTCCAGGATAATTAAGATCCATAAAGACGGTTCTATCTCTATTATTCGCGACTAA
- a CDS encoding CCA tRNA nucleotidyltransferase, producing MISNKPMDIPCSLQERKVLEKIALAAKDLGVPAYLIGGFVRDKLLNRRTKDMDVVCVGDGIALAHKVAQYLGPDIPVNFFKTYGTAQVKWHDFEIEMVGARKESYHRDSRNPEVTAGTLQDDQNRRDFTINALAISLREEDYGSLLDPFNGLEDLDAKIIRTPLEPAQTFSDDPLRMMRAVRFASQLQFTIVPEAFTAIQENAERIKIISQERITDEFNKILLSPKPSIGLDLLYKSGLLKIIFPQMIDLVGVEMYEGKGHKDNFYHTLQVVDNIAEHTKDLWLRWAALLHDIGKPATKKFEPGHGWTFHGHDAVGGKMVTRIFTRFKLPLGDKMKQVRKLVELHLRPISLTKENITDSAIRRLLFDAGEDIDGLMLLCDADITSKNKAKVKRYLENFELVRARMKEVEETDRIRNWQPPVTGEMIMETFNLTPSRVVGDLKTAIREAILDGVIPNTYDAAYNFMLEKAKEYNLTPVK from the coding sequence ATGATAAGCAACAAGCCGATGGATATTCCCTGCTCACTGCAGGAAAGAAAAGTACTGGAAAAGATAGCACTGGCAGCCAAGGACTTAGGCGTGCCGGCCTATCTGATTGGAGGCTTTGTGCGCGATAAATTGCTGAACAGAAGAACGAAGGATATGGATGTGGTGTGCGTCGGCGATGGTATCGCACTAGCACACAAAGTAGCCCAATACCTTGGCCCCGATATCCCTGTCAATTTCTTTAAAACCTATGGTACCGCCCAGGTTAAATGGCACGACTTCGAAATAGAAATGGTCGGCGCCAGAAAAGAAAGCTACCACCGCGACTCCCGAAATCCGGAAGTAACCGCAGGAACCCTCCAGGATGATCAGAACCGCCGCGATTTCACCATCAACGCACTGGCTATCAGTCTCCGGGAAGAAGACTATGGCTCCCTGCTCGACCCATTCAATGGCCTGGAAGACCTCGACGCCAAAATAATCCGTACCCCGCTGGAACCTGCACAGACTTTCAGCGACGACCCGCTGCGGATGATGCGCGCCGTAAGGTTCGCCTCCCAGCTGCAATTTACCATTGTCCCGGAAGCTTTTACTGCCATCCAGGAAAATGCAGAACGGATAAAAATTATCTCCCAGGAAAGAATTACGGACGAATTCAATAAAATCCTCCTGTCTCCAAAACCTTCCATAGGCCTCGACCTGCTGTATAAATCAGGACTGCTGAAAATTATTTTCCCGCAGATGATAGACCTGGTAGGCGTAGAGATGTATGAAGGAAAAGGACATAAGGATAATTTCTACCATACATTACAGGTGGTCGATAATATCGCAGAACATACCAAAGACCTCTGGCTCCGTTGGGCTGCACTGCTGCATGATATCGGCAAACCAGCCACCAAAAAGTTTGAACCCGGCCACGGCTGGACGTTCCACGGCCACGATGCCGTTGGTGGCAAAATGGTAACCCGCATCTTTACCCGGTTCAAACTCCCCCTGGGAGATAAAATGAAACAGGTCAGAAAACTGGTAGAACTGCATCTGAGACCCATCAGCCTCACCAAAGAAAATATAACTGACTCGGCTATCCGAAGATTGTTATTCGATGCCGGTGAAGATATCGACGGCCTGATGCTCCTCTGTGATGCCGATATCACCTCCAAAAACAAAGCGAAAGTAAAGCGCTACCTGGAGAATTTCGAACTGGTACGGGCCAGAATGAAGGAAGTGGAAGAAACGGACCGTATCAGAAACTGGCAGCCCCCGGTAACAGGTGAAATGATTATGGAAACATTCAACCTGACACCAAGCCGCGTGGTAGGAGATCTGAAAACGGCCATCAGAGAAGCTATTCTCGACGGCGTAATCCCAAATACCTACGATGCAGCCTATAACTTCATGCTCGAAAAAGCAAAGGAATACAACCTGACCCCTGTAAAATAA